The proteins below are encoded in one region of Silene latifolia isolate original U9 population chromosome 2, ASM4854445v1, whole genome shotgun sequence:
- the LOC141640865 gene encoding protein FAR1-RELATED SEQUENCE 5-like: MGTPATMIHLKSFRKLNLVHKKMIMDNSRVNQVSLKTFRMFKVYVRGYKNVGASLEDFKNFSRDVKKYIKEYDAEMLIEGFMQKRARCPSFYFDFDVDDDKRLTKVFWADPIAIKNYALFGDSVSFDTTFDFNEYRMVFCPFTGVDNHKKCVTFAAGLIMRENEESFTWLFDNFMKAMGGCYPTTRFIDQCLGIKAGVKNVFSGNTTHRFCMWHIMKKLPDKVGSTIYKDTDFLKEISSIVWNEDIEPTEFESSWCSIMEKHDLS, encoded by the coding sequence ATGGGAACTCCAGCCACAATGATTCACTTAAAGTCATTTAGGAAGCTCAACCTTGTGCATAAGAAAATGATAATGGATAACTCACGTGTTAACCAGGTGAGTTTGAAGACATTTCGAATGTTTAAAGTGTACGTTAGGGGATATAAAAACGTAGGGGCTTCCTTAGAAGATTTTAAGAATTTTTCAAGGGATGTAAAGAAATACATCAAAGAATATGATGCGGAAATGCTGATAGAGGGCTTCATGCAAAAAAGAGCTAGGTGTCCctcattttactttgattttgatGTTGATGACGACAAAAGACTCACTAAGGTTTTCTGGGCTGATCCAATTGCAATTAAGAACTATGCACTCtttggtgattctgtgtctttTGACACCACATTCGATTTTAATGAATACCGTATGGTGTTTTGTCCTTTTACGGGGGTTGACAACCATAAAAAATGTGTCACTTTTGCGGCTGGTTTGATAATGCGGGAGAATGAAGAGTCTTTTACCTGGCTTTTTGACAATTTTATGAAGGCAATGGGTGGGTGTTATCCTACTACTCGATTCATCGACCAATGTCTGGGTATTAAAGCGGGGGTTAAAAATGTGTTTTCAGGCAACACAACACACAGATTctgtatgtggcatatcatgaaaaAATTGCCTGACAAAGTTGGTTCAACCATTTACAAAGACACAGACTTTCTAAAAGAAATAAGTTCTATTGTTTGGAATGAAGATATTGAGCCAACTGAATTTGAGTCGAGCTGGTGTTcaattatggaaaaacatgatttGTCTTGA
- the LOC141640866 gene encoding uncharacterized protein LOC141640866, with translation MDRESKKVYEVDVDGKTLVCSCKRFQRFGILCRHCVWVLHNKGFDELPSEYLLPRWSNYATFRPIFNVVGTSLEVDCASIDTRQNTISELWSGVFTAVSLMEDDEEKEKELLELLQSFNEKLLISSSGGKSKSKKTQIETLLGSKIPTKTHILPPNQAKNKGSGRRMTSEKEKAMEEHAKPLRKCHACGEMARHDSRNCPSQLPNK, from the coding sequence ATGGATCGTGAGAGCAAGAAAGTCTATGAAGTCGATGTTGATGGGAAAACTTTAGTGTGTTCATGCAAGAGGTTTCAGAGATTTGGGATACTTTGTAGACATTGTGTATGGGTGTTGCATAATAAGGGGTTTGATGAACTACCTTCTGAATATCTATTGCCGAGGTGGAGCAATTATGCAACATTTCGTCCTATCTTTAATGTTGTAGGGACGTCCTTAGAAGTTGATTGTGCGTCAATTGACACAAGACAAAACACTATCAGTGAATTATGGTCAGGGGTGTTCACTGCAGTGTCACTTATGGAGGATGAtgaggagaaggagaaagagTTACTCGAATTGCTTCAGAGTTTCAATGAGAAGTTGTTGATTTCAAGTAGTGGTGGGAAGTCAAAAAGCAAGAAAACTCAAATCGAGACGCTTCTTGGGTCTAAAATCCCTACTAAAACTCATATTCTTCCTCCAAATCAAGCAAAAAATAAGGGATCTGGTAGAAGGATGACTtctgaaaaagaaaaggcaatgGAGGAGCACGCTAAGCCTCTTAGAAAATGTCATGCTTGTGGGGAAATGGCACGCCATGATAGTAGAAATTGCCCGAGTCAACTTCCTAATAAGTAA